The Megalops cyprinoides isolate fMegCyp1 chromosome 9, fMegCyp1.pri, whole genome shotgun sequence genome has a window encoding:
- the LOC118783620 gene encoding myotonin-protein kinase-like, with amino-acid sequence MSEDSDPRQPASPGISGTSHGPVGLQTLLDLLVGVYQEFQASPFAREKYISGFLKWAEPLVRQVKKTRIQREDFDILKVIGRGTFSEVAVARMRSTQQVYALKIMNKWDMLKRGETACYQEEREVLLKGDRRWITELHYAFQDDNYLYLVMDYYVGGDLLTLLSKFGDRFPEDLAQFYLAEMVMAIDSIHRLGYVHRDIKPDNILLTADGHVRLGDFGSCLRLQKDGRVYSSLAVGTPDYLSPEILRAVEGGGGYGLECDWWALGICAYEMLFGTTPFYAESLSETYAKIIHFQDHFDFPPAGPEVSAEARSLVAGLICEQEERLGAGGAGDFRTHPFFCGLDWGSLHRLPAPFQPEVSNATDTSNFDVVDDCLSEMETLCDVMDRVPVGVHLAFVGFSYTATRETGAQDRSQDIMMEIDNRPIRDCEQLLIQDRLSQMWQLGQNLPTGLPATLELPLELRQGSAESTYHEDDTDQSTAQAQELERHLQEAERRNRELEEEVERLRQEIQTLRTNGGTELSVCQWRASLPAHPLDPKGDGATAPPACRYPLVIPLHRHLLLFHRVRWPRVTCEGYLLVCAEGAELQVWGRQCNADLS; translated from the exons CCGAGCCCCTGGTGAGACAGGTGAAGAAAACACGGATACAGAGGGAAGACTTCGACATCCTCAAAGTGATTGGCCGAGGAACCTTcagtgag GTTGCTGTGGCGAGGATGCGCAGCACGCAGCAGGTGTACGCCCTGAAGATCATGAACAAGTGGGACATGCTGAAACGTGGGGAG ACAGCGTGCTACCAGGAGGAGCGGGAGGTTCTGCTGAAGGGGGATCGGCGCTGGATCACAGAGCTGCACTACGCCTTCCAGGACGACAACTACCTG taCCTGGTGATGGACTACTATGTAGGGGGCGACCTGCTGACTCTGCTCAGTAAATTCGGGGATCGCTTCCCCGAAGACTTGGCCCAGTTCTACCTGGCAGAGATGGTAATGGCCATTGACTCCATCCACAGGCTGGGCTATGTGCACAG GGACATCAAGCCTGATAACATCCTGCTGACCGCAGACGGCCACGTGAGGCTGGGCGACTTCGGCTCCTGTCTGCGGCTACAGAAAGACGGCAGG GTGTATTCTTCCCTGGCAGTGGGGACACCAGACTACCTGTCCCCTGAGATCCTGCGAGCAGTGGAGGGCGGGGGAGGGTACGGGCTCGAGTGCGACTGGTGGGCGCTGGGCATCTGTGCCTACGAGATGCTGTTCGGGACCACGCCCTTCTATGCGGAGTCCCTCTCCGAGACCTACGCCAAAATCATCCACTTCCAG GATCACTTTGACTTCCCGCCGGCCGGCCCGGAGGTGTCGGCAGAGGCACGGTCGCTGGTCGCAGGGCTGATCTGCGAGCAGGAGGAGCGCCTGGGGGCCGGGGGGGCCGGGGACTTCAGGACGCACCCCTTCTTCTGCGGTCTGGACTGGGGCTCCCTGCACCGCCTCCCCGCCCCCTTCCAGCCGGAGGTCTCCAATGCCACTGACACTTCCAATTTCGACGTGGTGGACGACTGTCTCAGCGAAATG GAGACACTGTGTGACGTAATGGACAGGGTACCTGTGGGGGTCCACCTGGCCTTCGTGGGCTTCTCCTACACAGCCACCAG agagacaggtgcTCAGGACCGCAGCCAAGACATCATGATGGAGATTGATAACCGACCAATCAGGGATTGTGAACAGCTGCTGATCCAGGACAGGCTG AGCCAGATGTGGCAGCTCGGCCAGAACCTGCCGACTGGCCTGCCTGCAACGTTGGAGCTCCCCCTAGAGCTGAGGCAGGGATCTGCAGAATCCACATACCATGAGGATGATACTGACCAGAGCACTGCACAAGCCCAGGAGCTAGAAAG GCATttgcaggaggcagagaggaggaacagggagctggaggaggaggtggagaggctGAGGCAGGAGATACAGACTCTGAGAACCAACGGGGGGACAG AGCTGAGTGTCTGCCAATGGCGTGCCTCTCTGCCTGCTCACCCTCTGGACCCCAAGGGGGAT GGagcaacagcgccccctgcctgCCGTTACCCACTAGTCATCCCTCTGCACCGACAcctgctgctgttccacagG gtgCGCTGGCCGCGGGTAACGTGTGAAGGTTACCTGCTGGTGTGTGCGGAGGGggcagagctgcaggtgtggggcCGACAGTGCAACGCAGACCTGTCCTAA